The bacterium genome includes a window with the following:
- a CDS encoding YjbQ family protein, with amino-acid sequence MKSFTEYLWFNTKNRRDYINITQDVEAAVHKSGIEEGMALVSAMHITAGVYVNDAESGLIQDIDAWLEKLAPFNPNYLHHRTGEDNGDAHLKSLIIHHEVIVPITKGQLDFGPWQQIYYAEFDGQRKKRVVIKVMGESDRADLA; translated from the coding sequence TACAGAATACCTATGGTTTAATACCAAGAACAGGCGCGACTATATCAACATCACGCAAGACGTCGAAGCGGCCGTACATAAATCGGGAATTGAAGAAGGTATGGCGCTCGTTTCCGCGATGCACATAACCGCGGGCGTATATGTCAATGACGCTGAATCGGGTTTGATACAGGATATCGATGCCTGGCTTGAAAAACTTGCCCCGTTTAATCCGAACTATCTGCATCACCGCACGGGCGAAGATAACGGCGACGCTCATCTAAAAAGCTTGATCATCCATCATGAAGTGATCGTTCCGATCACCAAAGGCCAGCTGGACTTCGGCCCTTGGCAGCAGATTTATTATGCCGAATTCGACGGACAGCGAAAAAAACGGGTCGTTATTAAAGTCATGGGTGAGAGTGATAGAGCTGATTTGGCATAG